The sequence GTTACAAGAGACGATACATGAAGTACGATGACGATAAATTTTACGAATTTCAAGAGAAAGACGCCCCTGACAAGTGTTTCATTTGCAGCAAAGACACAGCGGAACTGCTGATCTTTCGACAAATCGAGAGCATGTTGCTTGTTCACCTGTGCCGGGACTGTGTATATGAAAATATCGCGGACTATCTTTTGGACAACACGAGGCCCTGGCTCAGCGAAAAGGACAAAATCTAATTTTTTTGTAGTAAAAACCCCTTAAAAAGGGACCATGAAAATTTCCCGTATAACTTCCTTCAGTGCGAAAAGTTTCTCAGGCGTTTCGATAAATCTACTTGATAAGCTCTCTCATTTTGGATAGGCTTGATCCTGCTAAATTATTACCGAAGAGACGACCTATGCCCATAATATACGATGACGCAAGAAGTTACCAGTTTCACGAGAAAGACGCCCCTGACAGGTGTTTCACGTGTAGTAACAACACAGAGACTCTGCTGGTCTTGCGGCACATCGCAAGCATGAAGCTCGTTCATCTGTGCCGGGACTGCATTTGTGAAAATATGGCAGACTATCTTCTGGATAACACAAGGCCCTGGCTCGGCGAGAAAGGCAAATTTTAATCATTCCTTATAACCCCGATTCACTGAAATTCCCGCCTTCTTTTCGTATTCCATTATTTTCTTCCATAAACGTAATTCTATGGATTCTTTTGTCCCTATTTTTGCGAAGATTCCTCGAATGGCGTTTGCGGTTAAGAAAAGAGACGATCTTGACAATTCAGAGACAATGCGGTTAAATGCTTTAAATATGAAGATATTGTTAGGATATCATTATTGAATAGTCAATGACATTGATTGAATAGTATCATAAATAAAACAGTTGGAGATATTTTATGACTGTGAAACCTACAGAGGGGCCTTTGAACAAAATGTCAAGATACAGGAGCAGGGGATATGACGGATCAAGAACGCGCTGAAGAGGCCTTGCAGGAGATTGAAGAGCGGAAGAAGACGGAAGAGGCGCTCCGCGCGTCCGAAGAAAGGTATAGAAGTGTCGTGGATCATATCGGCATCGGCATATCCCTGATCAGTCCGGACATGGAAATAATTACCCTTAACGACCAGATGAAGAAATGGTTTCCCGATATCGATGTTTCAAAAAAACCCCTCTGCTATGAAGCTTTCAATAACCCGCCAAGAGAAACGATATGTTCCTATTGTCCAACAGTAAAGACATTGCAGGATGGTCAGGTACACGAATCTATCACAGAAACACCGGCAGGCAACGAAATAAGACATTACAGGATTATTGCGTCTCCTATAAAAGACAGAAATGGCAACGTCCTGTCTGCCATCGAGATGGTGGACGATTTTACCGAAATATTGAAGGTTCAGGAAAGATTACAGGAATCAGAAGCCAAATACCGCAATTTGATAGAGAACATCAACGATGTCATCTTTTCCGTGGATACCCGGAGATGTATCACCTACATCAGCCCCGCCGTAGAGCGGTTTCTCCAATACACGGTGAACGAAATCATCGGAGTTCCTTTCACCCGATTTGTGCATCCCGATGATCTGCCCGCGTTGCTGTCCAGGTTCGAGAAAACCCTGGACGGAAATTTACAGCCGTATGAATTCCGGGTGTTTGCAAAAGACGGAGCGATATTTCATGTACGCACGTCCAGCCGCCCGCTCTGGGACGATGGCCGCCTGGTCGGTCTTACCGGCGTTATGACCGATATCAGTGAATTCAAGCGGGCTGAGGAGGCACTGCGGGAGTCGGAACGGCGATTATCCGATATTATTGATTTTTTACCCGATGCAACATTTGCTATCGATCTTAATGGTAAGGTTATCGCATGGAACCGTGCCATTGAAGAGATGACCGGCGTCAAGGCTCCCGACATGCTGGGAAAAGGGAATTATGAATATGCCCTGCCGTTTTACGGGAAACGGAGGCAGATATTGATTGATCTGGTATTCAGTTCCGATGAAGAGATCGAAAAAAAATATTCTTTTATCAAAAAAGAAAAAGACATCATTTTAGCCGAGACCGATGTGATCATGAACGGGGAAAATCGAGTCCTCTGGGGGAAAGCCAGATGTTTATATGACAGTAAGGGGAATATCGTAGGGGCCATTCAGTCTATACGGGATATCACCGACCGCAAGCAGGCGGAGGAGGCGCTGCGATTCAGCAACCTTATCCTTTCGACTCAACAGGAAACGACGCATGATGGAATACTCGTAGTAGATCCGGAAGGCAAGATGATCTCATGGAATCAACGCTTTATTGATATGTGGGACATTCCCTCACATGTCTTGGAAGCACAATCTGACGAACTCGCCATAGAATCTGTGTTGGGCAAACTGGTTAACCCGAAGCAATTCCTGGCCGGAGTGCGGCGCCTTTACGACGATATCAACGCGACATCTGATGATGAACTGGCGCTCGCCGATGGCAGGCTATTCGATCGCCACTCAGCCCCAATGATCGGAGGGGATGGCAGACACTATGGTCGAGTCTGGTATTTCCGTGATATCACCGACCGCAAGCGGGCAGAAGAAATATTGAAAAAAAGAGAAAGGGAATTGGAAATCAAGTCCCGTAACCTTGAGGAACTCAATGCTGCCCTGAAAGTCCTGTTGAGGCAGAGGGAAAAAGACAAGGACGAAATTGAAGAGCAGGTACTGGCTAACGTCAAGCAACTCGCTATGCCCTATATTGAACGATTGAAAAAGAGCCGCTTAAAGGACAAAGAAGCAGACTATGTAAACATCCTCGAATCAAATCTGATAAACATTATTTCTCCATTTTCAAACAAACTGTCCTCGAAATACCTAAAACTCACTCCCAAAGAAATTCAAATAGCTAATCTTATTAAAGAAGGTAAGACGAGTAAGGACACTGCCGAATTATTGAATATATCGCCAGGGACAGTTGAATTTCACAGGGAAAATATCAGAAGAAAACTTAATCTTAAAAATAAAAAAGACAACCTTCGATCCTATCTTTTGACATTGTCATAATGCAGGGTATTCCCCTTGATTATCCATGCAATATATCCCCATTGCATATCCCATCAAGATTTTCTATTAGTTAAGCAGCAGTATACACTCTGACCTGACATCAAACAAAACTGTAAGAATTTCCACCATCAGATGAAGGGTGATGAAACACTCTAAGAAGAAACTATCGCAGTGGGGAATAACATGGAGAAAACAGAACTTAAAAAAAAGATGGAGACATTGGGAGTTTTAGAGACAGCGATTCTTTCTGCCCATATGAAATTTTTCAAGGGAAGCCCAGAGGCTCATTGTCACCTTGAGGGTGAAGAGTCTGTTCTTTACGATACCGTCATCAGGTATCTTACAGGCAACTCTTGAAAGTCACTACAATTGTGGAATCCACCAATTATGGAAATGGCTTACACGGCGATCTATTTTAGAAGGTTTTGAAGGTTTACGGGAATGGCAGATAAGGTGTTTACAAAACATAAAAATGTAAGAGAACTCGCTGAGTTGCGATGGCAAATTAACAAACTGGAAGAGATGAAAAAAGGTAGAGGCTGGAAGGAGCAAGTGCCTGGAATGGAAGAGGAATTACCTAATCAGAGTCAAAGTACTCAATTCTTTCTCGGGTTGGGATTATCTCAGGTGGTCAAAACCGAAGATGAGTCCGCCATTGAAAAAAATATCTATAGAGGATGGGGCTATAAGCAAATTAAGGGAGGATTATGAAATGACAATTCAGGAGATACGTGAGATCGCAAAGTCATGGGGTGTTGATACAAAGGTCGGCCGCTCCAAGCAGGATATCATTCGTGATATTCAGATGAGTGAGGGGAATTCACCATGTTTTCGTACAATAGAAACATGCGAGAGTGATTGTCTTTGGAAGAAGGACTGTACAAACAGCAAATGAATTTACGCGTAAATTACAAAATTGATAAATTGCCGGGAATTTATATAAAAGACCGGAGCAGTCGACGGCGTATAATCGATCCGCTGAAAGGGATGAGGACCGTAAAGCGGTTTGAAATCCTGAAGAAGGCGGAAAAGACGGCCGTGCTGCTCGTGTCACCGGAGACCGGCAGGCTGCCGGACGGTATGGGGAGTCTTGCCCGATACATTTCCGGCAAGGCAGGCGGCCTCGGGGAAGTTGTTTCCACATTATGCGAAGGCCTCCGGGAAAGGGGGATTGATTGCCACCTGGCAACGCTGAATCTCAAGAAGCGTTTTCAGCGAGAGAGCAACATGGATGAACATGATTGGCGGGAAATCAGATATAAGGTCGATCCCGACAAGGTCCACTTAGTAAGTTCATCCATTTTTGCAAACCTCTCCTGCGCCTATTCGGGGAACCCGATACTCAATGCTGCCGAGTTTCAAAAAGAAGTGGTCAACAACATCATCAAGACTGTCCGGGCCAAAAATGGAGGAAGGCTGATTCTGCATACCCATGACTGGATGGCGGGCGGTGCGGTTACGGCATATGCGAAATCGAGGGGGTGTCCGGTATTGCATACCGTTCACAATGTTCATACGGGCCATATTCCTGTAGATATGCTTTTTGGCATTGATGTTGACAGCCTCACGTGGAATATCTACTTCTCGGACGAACAGGGAAGAAGATGCATAGATAGTCAGGCAACAGCGATTAAGAGCGCCACTCTGGTCAACTTTGTCGGGGAAAAGTTTTTAAAAGAGATCATTGAGGATTATTTTATGGACAGATCGTTCATTCCAGCGAGTGTGCGGCAGGAAGTCAAGGCGAAGTATTATAGCGGTTCGGCGTTCTCCATCATGAATGCGCCATCCCCTGGTATTTATCCTGAGCACTGTGAACACCTTGCAAGAATGTACGGTCCTGATGATGACGTCATCACTGCAAAGAGAGAAAACCTCGTGGAATTTCAAAAGAGGACAGGGCTCATCGTCAATCCCGATGCGATTCTTCTCTACTGGCCGTCGAGATTAGACCCATCGCAAAAAGGTATTGAACTTATCGAAGAGATCGCCCTTAAATTTGTCATTGAACACGGCGATGTACAGATTGCTGTCGTGGGAAACGGTGTCGGGCGAGATCAGACCCATGAGGAAATTATGGGGAGGATCGCATATGCATCAGGCGGTAAGATAACGTACCAGCGCTTCAGTGAAGCGCTTTCCATGCTCGGTTACGCTGCTGCCGGTGATGTCTTTGGAGCTTCACTGTATGAGCCATGCGGCCAGATAGATCAGATCGGGAATCTTTTCGGAGCTACAGCAACGAATCGAGATACCGGAGGATATCATGACAAAATAGAAGAATTGAGATTGAAGATTGATGGCGCTTCGAGGGATGAGGGAAACGGATTTCTCTTCAACAATTATGATCCCGGCGGCCTGTGGCACGGGCTGGCTAAAAGCGTCAATTTTCACCGGAAACCTATGGAGATAAGAGAGCACCAGATCAAAAGAATCATGAGGGAATCACGGAAGAAATATGATTTAGACATTATGGTTGATGAATATATACGATTGTACGAAAGGCTTAACAGTGGGAATCCCCTTGTTTAAAAAGCATGATTTGATAAAAACTCGCTATCTGCTTCAGCTCTAACTGACTTATACTCTTTGCCTGATACGCCAAGGCGAGAAATCCCTCACCACACCCATCATGATTGAATAACCTGATTTCTTCTGACGTGGTTTTCATAAAGCACCTCCTGCTTTTTGAGTTTCAGGTAAGCGCTCACTATTCCCCTTGACGGCCTGAGACTTAAGCCCGCGCTATACTGAGAAGAGATATAGAAATGACTTCCTAATGTCCACATCGGCTTATATTGCTTAAATATTTGTACTTTCAATTAGTAATGCTTATCTTGAGGCTTAAAAAACCTTGACCAAAAAGACCGCTTTCCTCTATAGTCCTCTCACACTTTAGGGATTTCTTATCAGACAACAAGTTCTAACAAAGGATGATCCATGTCTCTATCGGAAGCCGACACCTGCAGGAAATTCGTCATTCCAAAACTGCAGGCTGCGGGCTGGGACGACGACCCGCACTCCATAGCGGAGTAGCGCTCCATAACAGATGGGCGCATCATCCCGGCCGGTAAAGGATTTGTCCGCAAGCCGCCACTACGCGTCGATTATCTCCTTCGGTACGAGCGCAATTTTCCCCTCGCCGTCGTTGAGGCCAAGGCCGCCTGGAAAACGGTCGGCGAAGGATTGCAGCAGGCAAAGGAATACGCCGAGATGCTGGGTCTGAAGTTCGCCTTCGCAACCAACGGTAGAGATATTATCGAGTTCGATTACTTCACGGGAAAAGAATTGCTCGTCAATACTTACCCGACACCCGCCAAATTATGGACGCGTTATCGGGCCGGAAAGGGGATAGCCGACGATACCCTCGCAACACGCCTGCTGACCCCGATGAATCACATCGTTGCCAAGGGCGAGCGATATTATCAGGAGATCGCCGTCAACCGGGCTGTTGAAGGCATCCTCACCAGTCATCGCCGCCAGTTGCTCACCATGGCCACCGGTACCGGCAAGACCGCCGTGGCCTTTTAGATCTGCTGGAAGCTGTGGACCGCCCGCTGGAATCGTGCAGGTGAGTACCGGCGGCCTAAAATCCTCTACCTGGCTGATCGGAACATCCTCATCGATCAACCCAAAGACGGTATGTTTGCCACCTTCGGTGACGCCCGCTGGAAAATCGAGGGAGGCGTCGTAAACCTGGGCCGGGAGATGTATTTCGCCATTTACCAGGCTATTGCCCGCGATGAACGCCGACCGGGTCTCTATAGAGAGTTCCCGCAGGACTTTTTCGATCTCATTATCGTGGACGAATGCCACCGGGGCAGCGCACGCGACGATTCCAACTGGCGGGAGATCCTCACCTGGTTCGACCCCGCCTATCAGCTCGGCATGACCGCCACGCCCCTGCGCGAAGACAATCGGGACACGTATCTTTATTTCGGCAATCCGATCTACGAATATAGCCTCCGGCAGGGCATTGAAGACGGCTTCCTTGCGCCCTATCGCGTCCACCGCGTTATCACGGAATGGGACGCCGCCGGATGGCGACCCTCGAAAAACGACCTGGACCGTTACGGACGTATTATTCCCGATGGAGAATATCAAACCCAGGATTTCGAAAGGATCGTCGCCCTCCTGGCCCGCACAGAAGCCATCGCCCGACACCTTACGGATTTTCTCAAGAAAACCGACCGATTCGCCAAGACCATCGTCTTTTGTGTGGATCAGGAGCATGCTGACGAGATGCGCCGTGCCCTGAGCAACCTCAACGTTGATATTGTAAAGGAATACCCGGACTATGTCTGCCGTGTCACCTCCGACGAAAAGGAGATCGGACGCGGTCATCTGGGCCGTTTTCAAGACGTCGAATCGCGTACCCCCGTCATCCTGACCACCTCCCAACTGCTCACGACCGGGTGTGGATGTGCCGACCTGTAAAAACATCGTCCTGGCCCGCGTCGTCGGATCGATGTGTGACTTCAAACAGATCATCGGGCGCGGCACCCGGGTGCGCGACGATTACGGAAAGCTTTGGTTCAGCATCGTGGATTACACCGGCGCCGCCACGCGGATGTTTGCCGACCCGGACTTTGACGGCGATCCGGTCAGGCTAACCGAGGAAGAGTTGAGAGAAAACGGTATCATCCAGGAAATAAAGGAAAGTGAACCGCCGGAAGTGGCGGTGGATCATGGTCCTGAAATCATCGATCCGCCCTCCGAAGAAAGGCGCAAATTCTACTTCGACGGCAGCTATGTCGATATCGCGACACACCTTGTTTACGAACTCGACCCGGATGGAAAACAACTGCGTGTCGTGCGCTACACCGATTACGCAGCGGAAAAAGTACGCACACTCTGTCCCTCAGCACCGGAACTGCGCGCCAAATGGGCCGACCCCGTCCAGAGAGCCGAGATCATCGAGCGATTAGCCGAGCGCGGCGTAAATTTTGAAGAACTGGCCGACGCCGCCCGGCAGCCGGAGGCGGATCCTTTCGATCTACTCTGTCACTTCGCCTTCAACGCCCCTCTTCGCACCCGGCGCGAACGTGCCCAGCGGCTGAAGAGCGAGAGAAAAGACTTCTTCGACCGATTTAGCCCCGAAGCCTGCGCGATTCTGAAAGAACTGCTGGAAAAATACGCGGAACACGGTGACGCGCAGTTCATCCTGCCGGACGTCCTCAAGGTTCCTCCGATTTCCGATCACGGACAACCTTCTGAAATAATCACCCTATTCGGCGGTCCTGATCAGCTCCGCAACGCCGTGGCAGAGTTGCAAAATCTACTGTATGCAGCATAGAGAGGATGAGGATGTAAATGATACGAACCAGAAAAACCACCGACCAGCCTCAGACCACCGCCCAGTCCCTCGGCAGCCTTCTCAAGACCGCCCGCGACATCATGCGCAAGGACAAAGGACTGAACGGCGATCTCGACCGCCTGCCGATGCTTACCTGGATCATGTTTCTCAAGTTCCTCGATGATCTGGAGATTCAGCGCGAGGAAGAAGCGGCCCTTGCCAGGAAGAAATTCCGCCCGGCCATCGAACCGCCTTACCGCTGGCGCGACTGGGCAGCCAGGCCCCAGGGCGTCACCGGCGATGAACTATTAGCCTTTATCAATCAGGAGGAATGCACCCGCCCCGACGGCAGCAAAGGCCCTGGCCTCTTTGCGTATCTCCGTAAACTCACCAGCGCCACCGGCGACGACCGCCGCGATGTGATCGCCACCGTCTTTTCCGGTGTCCAGAACCGCATGGTCAGCGGCTATCTCCTGCGTGATGTCATCAACAAGGTTGCCGGCATCCATTTCACCGCCACGAGCGAGCTGCACACCCTGGGCGCCCTCTACGAAACGATGCTCCGCGAGATGCGCGACGCTGCCGGCGACTCCGGCGAGTTCTACACACCCCGCGCTGTCGTACGTTTCATGGTGGCCGTCACGGACCCGCAACTCGCTGAAACGGTTCTCGATCCCGCATCCGGCACCGGCGGTTTTCTTGTCGAAGCGCTCAGCCATCTTTCCAGACAGGTCAAGACCGTCGCCGATCATCGGACCTTGCAGGAACGAACGCTTTTGGGCTGCGAACCCAAGCCCCTGCCGTATCTCCTGTGCCAGATGGACCTGCTGCTGCACGGCCTCGACGCCCCACGAATCGACCCTGGCAACGCCCTGCGCTTCAAGCTCACAGAAATTGGCGAGAAGGACCGGGTGGACGTGATCGTAACCAATCCACCCTTCGGCGGTGAGGAGGAAAAAGGCATTCAGGGGAACTTTCCCGACGACAAGCAAACCGCAGAAACGGCGCTCCTTTTCCTGCAACTCATCATGCGGAAACTGCGGCGCCGACCCACATCGGCAGATCGATCCGCCAGGGCCGCCGTGGTCGTCCCGGAAAGTGTGATGAGTGACAAAGGAGTGGCTGCGAGGATCAGGGAAGAGCTGATTTGCGATTTCAATCTTCACACGGTCGTGAGACTGCCTAAAGGTGTATTCGAACCTTACTCCGATATCCAAACTAATCTGCTGTTCTTCGATCGTTCTGGAACAAATGAGGGTGTTTGGTTTTTTGAACACGAAGTTCCTATTGAACGGCGCAATATGCAAAATCCTTGTTACACCCAGAGCATTCCCCTTCGTTTTGAAGAATTACAGCCTATCCTTGACTGGTGGCAAAGGCGCGAAAGCAGCGCTGCCAGTTGGTATGTGGAGAAAAAGAAGGTTGTTGAAGCCGGATATACCTTTGATTTCCGAAACCCTAGAAAACAAGCGGGGCAGTCAACCACTGTGCAGCAAATTATTTCCAATCTCGAAGGCCCGCTGGGGCGAGCG is a genomic window of Deltaproteobacteria bacterium containing:
- a CDS encoding PAS domain S-box protein produces the protein MTDQERAEEALQEIEERKKTEEALRASEERYRSVVDHIGIGISLISPDMEIITLNDQMKKWFPDIDVSKKPLCYEAFNNPPRETICSYCPTVKTLQDGQVHESITETPAGNEIRHYRIIASPIKDRNGNVLSAIEMVDDFTEILKVQERLQESEAKYRNLIENINDVIFSVDTRRCITYISPAVERFLQYTVNEIIGVPFTRFVHPDDLPALLSRFEKTLDGNLQPYEFRVFAKDGAIFHVRTSSRPLWDDGRLVGLTGVMTDISEFKRAEEALRESERRLSDIIDFLPDATFAIDLNGKVIAWNRAIEEMTGVKAPDMLGKGNYEYALPFYGKRRQILIDLVFSSDEEIEKKYSFIKKEKDIILAETDVIMNGENRVLWGKARCLYDSKGNIVGAIQSIRDITDRKQAEEALRFSNLILSTQQETTHDGILVVDPEGKMISWNQRFIDMWDIPSHVLEAQSDELAIESVLGKLVNPKQFLAGVRRLYDDINATSDDELALADGRLFDRHSAPMIGGDGRHYGRVWYFRDITDRKRAEEILKKRERELEIKSRNLEELNAALKVLLRQREKDKDEIEEQVLANVKQLAMPYIERLKKSRLKDKEADYVNILESNLINIISPFSNKLSSKYLKLTPKEIQIANLIKEGKTSKDTAELLNISPGTVEFHRENIRRKLNLKNKKDNLRSYLLTLS
- a CDS encoding glycogen/starch synthase, with product MNLRVNYKIDKLPGIYIKDRSSRRRIIDPLKGMRTVKRFEILKKAEKTAVLLVSPETGRLPDGMGSLARYISGKAGGLGEVVSTLCEGLRERGIDCHLATLNLKKRFQRESNMDEHDWREIRYKVDPDKVHLVSSSIFANLSCAYSGNPILNAAEFQKEVVNNIIKTVRAKNGGRLILHTHDWMAGGAVTAYAKSRGCPVLHTVHNVHTGHIPVDMLFGIDVDSLTWNIYFSDEQGRRCIDSQATAIKSATLVNFVGEKFLKEIIEDYFMDRSFIPASVRQEVKAKYYSGSAFSIMNAPSPGIYPEHCEHLARMYGPDDDVITAKRENLVEFQKRTGLIVNPDAILLYWPSRLDPSQKGIELIEEIALKFVIEHGDVQIAVVGNGVGRDQTHEEIMGRIAYASGGKITYQRFSEALSMLGYAAAGDVFGASLYEPCGQIDQIGNLFGATATNRDTGGYHDKIEELRLKIDGASRDEGNGFLFNNYDPGGLWHGLAKSVNFHRKPMEIREHQIKRIMRESRKKYDLDIMVDEYIRLYERLNSGNPLV